One segment of Rattus norvegicus strain BN/NHsdMcwi chromosome 16, GRCr8, whole genome shotgun sequence DNA contains the following:
- the Mcf2l gene encoding guanine nucleotide exchange factor DBS isoform X17 yields MKVPVMMLSSVPELHGYIDKSQLTEDLGGTLDYCHSRWLCHRTAIESFALMVKQTAQMLQAFGTELAETELPNDVQSTSLVLSAHTEKKAKVKEDLQLALTEGNSILESLREPLAESIVHSVNQDQLDNQATVKRLLTQLNETEAAFDEFWAKHQQKLEQCLQLRHFEQGFREVKTALDSMSQKIAAFTDVGNSLAHVQHLLKDLTTFEEKSSVAVDKARALSLEGQQLIENRHYAVDSIHPKCEELQHLCDHFASEVTRRRDLLSKSLELHSLLETSMKWSDEGIFLLASQPVDKCQSQDGAEAALQEIEKFLETGAENKIQELNKIYKEYECILNQDLLEHVQKVFQKQESTEEMFHRRQASLKKLAAKQTRPVQPVAPRPEALTKSPSPSPGSWRSSENSSSEGNALRRGPYRRAKSEMSEPRQGRTSSTGEEEESLAILRRHVMNELLDTERAYVEELLCVLEGYAAEMDNPLMAHLISTGLQNKKNILFGNMEEIYHFHNRIFLRELESCIDCPELVGRCFLERMEEFQIYEKYCQNKPRSESLWRQCSDCPFFQECQKKLDHKLSLDSYLLKPVQRITKYQLLLKEMLKYSKHCEGAEDLQEALSSILGILKAVNDSMHLIAITGYDGNLGDLGKLLMQGSFSVWTDHKKGHTKVKELARFKPMQRHLFLHEKAVLFCKKREENGEGYEKAPSYSYKQSLNMTAVGITENVKGDTKKFEIWYNAREEVYIIQAPTPEIKAAWVNEIRKVLTSQLQACREASQHRALEQSHSLPLPTPASTSPTKGSTRNVKKLEDRKTDPLCLEGCVSSSLPKPPEKGKDDAVPSSTSESSALSRKRFTLQGLANLKGQKASPTSPDKKAKRHEVKSDPTPFGLRGWSKTSHSLEAPEEDGGWSSAEELINSSDAEEDGGVGPRKLVPGKYTVLMDGEKGGSDTLAMRSGDMVEVVEEGTEGLWYVRDLTSSKEGWVPASSLATLLGKSSSAQCLSSSDSSPGSAVLSNSSSCSEGYPTPFSELQG; encoded by the exons ATGAAAGTACCG GTCATGATGCTAAGCTCAGTGCCAGAACTACATGGCTACATTGACAAGTCACAGCTGACCGAGGACCTTGGGGGGACCCTGGACTACTGCCACTCCAGGTGGCTGTGCCACCGCACA gcGATTGAAAGCTTCGCCCTGATGGTGAAGCAGACAGCCCAGATGCTGCAGGCCTTTGGGACCGAGCTGGCCGAGACTGAGCTGCCCAACGACGTCCAGTCAACCAGCCTGGTGCTCAgcgcacacacagagaagaaggCTAAAGTGAAG gagGATCTGCAGCTGGCGCTGACGGAGGGGAACAGCATCCTTGAGAGCCTCAGGGAGCCGCTGGCTGAGAGCATAGTCCACAGTGTGAACCAGGACCAGCTGGACAATCAGGCCACTGTGAAGAG gCTCCTGACCCAGCTGAATGAGACCGAGGCTGCCTTTGACGAGTTCTGGGCAAAGCATCAGCAGAAGCTGGAACAGTGCCTACAGCTGCGACATTTTGAACAAGGTTTCCGGGAG GTCAAAACCGCCTTGGATTCCATGTCCCAGAAGATAGCCGCGTTCACAGATGTTGGCAACAGCCTGGCCCATGTGCAGCACCTCCTGAAGGACTTGACCACCTTTGAGGAGAAGTCCAGC GTGGCCGTGGACAAGGCCAGAGCCCTGTCCCTGGAGGGGCAGCAGCTGATTGAGAACCGGCACTATGCTGTAGACTCTATCCATCCGAAGTGTGAGGAACTCCAGCACCTCTGTGACCACTTCGCCTCTGAGGTCACCAGGAGGCGGGACCTTCTCAGCAAGTCCTTGGAGCTGCATAGCCTCCTGGAGACG TCCATGAAGTGGAGCGACGAGGGCATCTTCCTGCTGGCCTCTCAGCCTGTGGACAAATGCCAATCTCAGGATGGTGCGGAGGCAGCCCTGCAGGAGATCGAGAAGTTTCTGGAGACCGGTGCAGAAAACAAGATTCAGGAGCTCAATAAGATTTACAAGGAATATGAATGCATCCTCAACCAGGACCTTCTG GAACACGTGCAAAAAGTCTTTCAGAAGCAAGAGAGCACCGAGGAGATGTTCCACCGCAGGCAGGCTAGCCTGAAGAAACTGGCAGCCAAGCAGACACGGCCTGTGCAGCCCGTGGCCCCCCGACCAGAGGCGCTAACCAAGTCCCCCTCCCCCTCGCCAG GCTCCTGGCGAAGCTCTGAGAACTCCAGCTCTGAGGGCAACGCCCTCCGCAGAGGGCCCTACAGGAGAGCCAAG AGCGAAATGAGTGAGCCCCGGCAGGGCCGCACCAGCTCcacaggagaagaggaggagagcctGGCCATCCTGCGCAG ACACGTGATGAATGAACTTCTGGACACGGAGCGGGCCTACGTGGAGGAGCTGCTCTGTGTCTTAGAG GGCTATGCTGCAGAGATGGACAACCCCTTGATGGCACACCTCATCTCAACAGGCCTGCAAAACAAGAAGAACATTCTGTTTGGAAACATGGAGGAAATCTATCACTTCCACAACAG AATATTCCTGCGGGAGCTGGAGAGCTGCATCGACTGCCCAGAGCTGGTGGGGAGATGCTTTCTGGAGAGG ATGGAGGAGTTCCAGATCTATGAGAAGTACTGTCAGAACAAGCCACGCTCCGAGAGCCTGTGGAGACAGTGCTCTGACTGTCCCTTCTTCCAG GAGTGCCAGAAGAAGCTGGACCACAAGCTGAGCCTCGACTCCTACCTGCTGAAGCCTGTGCAGAGGATAACCAAGTACCAGCTGCTGCTCAAG GAAATGCTGAAGTACAGCAAGCACTGTGAAGGGGCCGAGGACCTGCAAGAGGCACTGAGCTCCATCCTGGGCATCCTCAAGGCAGTGAACGACTCCATGCACCTCATAGCCATCACTGGCTATGAT GGAAACCTTGGGGACCTGGGGAAGCTGCTGATGCAAGGCTCCTTCAGCGTGTGGACGGACCACAAGAAGGGCCACACCAAGGTGAAGGAGCTAGCCAGGTTCAAGCCCATGCAGCGGCACCTCTTCCTTCACGAGAAGGCCGTCCTCTTCTgcaagaagagggaggagaatggggaggggtacGAGAAGGCTCCTTCCTACAGCTACAAGCAGTCCTTGAAT ATGACTGCTGTTGGCATCACAGAGAATGTGAAGGGTGACACCAAGAAGTTCGAGATCTGGTACAACGCAAGGGAGGAGGTTTACATCATTCAG GCACCAACTCCCGAGATTAAAGCAGCGTGGGTGAATGAGATTCGGAAGGTGCTGACCAGCCAACTGCAGGCCTGCCGGG AAGCCAGCCAGCACCGAGCCCTGGAGCAGTCCCACAGCCTTCCCTTGCCCACGCCAGCCAGCACCAG TCCCACAAAAGGGAGCACAAGAAATGTCAAGAAGCTCGAAGATCGGAAGACGGACCCGCTCTGCCTGGAAGGCTGCGTGAGCTCATCATTACCAAAGCCCCCCGAGAAGGGCAAAG ACGATGCGGTCCCTAGTTCTACCTCTGAAAGCTCTGCGCTTTCCAGAAAGCGCTTCACGCTGCAGGGCTTGGCTAACCTCAAAGGTCAGAAAG cCTCTCCGACCAGTCCTGACAAAAAAGCTAAGCGGCATGAAGTAAAGAGCGACCCGACTCCCTTTGGTTTGCGAG GCTGGAGCAAAACATCCCACTCACTGGAGGCCCCTGAGGAGGACGGAGGCTGGTCCAGTGCTGAGGAGCTCATCAATTCATCCGATGCTGAGGAAGACGGAGGAGTGGGCCCTAGGAAGCTG GTTCCAGGTAAATACACAGTGCTGATGGATGGTGAGAAAGGGGGCTCTGACACCCTTGCCATGAGGAGTGGAGATATGGTGGAGGTTGTGGAAGAAGGAACTGAGGGCCTCTG GTATGTTCGGGACCTGACCAGCAGCAAGGAGGGATGGGTGCCAGCCAGCAGCCTAGCCACCCTCCTGGGCAAATCCAGCTCAGCCCAGTGTCTGAGCAGCTCAG ACTCCAGCCCAGGGTCAGCCGTGCTGAGCAACTCATCCAGCTGCAGCGAGGGCTACCCTACTCCCTTCTCCGAGCTCCAGGGGTAG
- the Mcf2l gene encoding guanine nucleotide exchange factor DBS isoform X10 — translation MTLSLISVLSQDVTALWLLLKTSADEIMHQDIVPLCAADIQEQLKKRFAYLSGGRGQDGSPVITFPDYPAFSEIPDKEFQNVMTYLTSIPSLQDAGIGFILVIDRRQDKWTSVKASVLRIAASFPANLQLVLVLRPTGFFQRTLSDIAFKFNRDEFKMKVPVMMLSSVPELHGYIDKSQLTEDLGGTLDYCHSRWLCHRTAIESFALMVKQTAQMLQAFGTELAETELPNDVQSTSLVLSAHTEKKAKVKEDLQLALTEGNSILESLREPLAESIVHSVNQDQLDNQATVKRLLTQLNETEAAFDEFWAKHQQKLEQCLQLRHFEQGFREVKTALDSMSQKIAAFTDVGNSLAHVQHLLKDLTTFEEKSSVAVDKARALSLEGQQLIENRHYAVDSIHPKCEELQHLCDHFASEVTRRRDLLSKSLELHSLLETSMKWSDEGIFLLASQPVDKCQSQDGAEAALQEIEKFLETGAENKIQELNKIYKEYECILNQDLLEHVQKVFQKQESTEEMFHRRQASLKKLAAKQTRPVQPVAPRPEALTKSPSPSPGSWRSSENSSSEGNALRRGPYRRAKSEMSEPRQGRTSSTGEEEESLAILRRHVMNELLDTERAYVEELLCVLEGYAAEMDNPLMAHLISTGLQNKKNILFGNMEEIYHFHNRIFLRELESCIDCPELVGRCFLERMEEFQIYEKYCQNKPRSESLWRQCSDCPFFQECQKKLDHKLSLDSYLLKPVQRITKYQLLLKEMLKYSKHCEGAEDLQEALSSILGILKAVNDSMHLIAITGYDGNLGDLGKLLMQGSFSVWTDHKKGHTKVKELARFKPMQRHLFLHEKAVLFCKKREENGEGYEKAPSYSYKQSLNMTAVGITENVKGDTKKFEIWYNAREEVYIIQAPTPEIKAAWVNEIRKVLTSQLQACREASQHRALEQSHSLPLPTPASTSPTKGSTRNVKKLEDRKTDPLCLEGCVSSSLPKPPEKGKDDAVPSSTSESSALSRKRFTLQGLANLKGQKASPTSPDKKAKRHEVKSDPTPFGLRGWSKTSHSLEAPEEDGGWSSAEELINSSDAEEDGGVGPRKLVPGKYTVLMDGEKGGSDTLAMRSGDMVEVVEEGTEGLWYVRDLTSSKEGWVPASSLATLLGKSSSAQCLSSSDSSPGSAVLSNSSSCSEGYPTPFSELQG, via the exons TTTGCAAGATGCTGGCATCGGGTTCATCTTGGTCATAGACCGAAGACAGGACAAATGGACTTCTGTGAAGGCGTCAGTCCTGCGAATAGCC GCATCATTCCCAGCCAACCTGCAGCTCGTCCTCGTTCTCCGACCCACGggcttcttccagaggactctctCGGACATAGCCTTCAAGTTCAACAGAGATGAGTTTAAGATGAAAGTACCG GTCATGATGCTAAGCTCAGTGCCAGAACTACATGGCTACATTGACAAGTCACAGCTGACCGAGGACCTTGGGGGGACCCTGGACTACTGCCACTCCAGGTGGCTGTGCCACCGCACA gcGATTGAAAGCTTCGCCCTGATGGTGAAGCAGACAGCCCAGATGCTGCAGGCCTTTGGGACCGAGCTGGCCGAGACTGAGCTGCCCAACGACGTCCAGTCAACCAGCCTGGTGCTCAgcgcacacacagagaagaaggCTAAAGTGAAG gagGATCTGCAGCTGGCGCTGACGGAGGGGAACAGCATCCTTGAGAGCCTCAGGGAGCCGCTGGCTGAGAGCATAGTCCACAGTGTGAACCAGGACCAGCTGGACAATCAGGCCACTGTGAAGAG gCTCCTGACCCAGCTGAATGAGACCGAGGCTGCCTTTGACGAGTTCTGGGCAAAGCATCAGCAGAAGCTGGAACAGTGCCTACAGCTGCGACATTTTGAACAAGGTTTCCGGGAG GTCAAAACCGCCTTGGATTCCATGTCCCAGAAGATAGCCGCGTTCACAGATGTTGGCAACAGCCTGGCCCATGTGCAGCACCTCCTGAAGGACTTGACCACCTTTGAGGAGAAGTCCAGC GTGGCCGTGGACAAGGCCAGAGCCCTGTCCCTGGAGGGGCAGCAGCTGATTGAGAACCGGCACTATGCTGTAGACTCTATCCATCCGAAGTGTGAGGAACTCCAGCACCTCTGTGACCACTTCGCCTCTGAGGTCACCAGGAGGCGGGACCTTCTCAGCAAGTCCTTGGAGCTGCATAGCCTCCTGGAGACG TCCATGAAGTGGAGCGACGAGGGCATCTTCCTGCTGGCCTCTCAGCCTGTGGACAAATGCCAATCTCAGGATGGTGCGGAGGCAGCCCTGCAGGAGATCGAGAAGTTTCTGGAGACCGGTGCAGAAAACAAGATTCAGGAGCTCAATAAGATTTACAAGGAATATGAATGCATCCTCAACCAGGACCTTCTG GAACACGTGCAAAAAGTCTTTCAGAAGCAAGAGAGCACCGAGGAGATGTTCCACCGCAGGCAGGCTAGCCTGAAGAAACTGGCAGCCAAGCAGACACGGCCTGTGCAGCCCGTGGCCCCCCGACCAGAGGCGCTAACCAAGTCCCCCTCCCCCTCGCCAG GCTCCTGGCGAAGCTCTGAGAACTCCAGCTCTGAGGGCAACGCCCTCCGCAGAGGGCCCTACAGGAGAGCCAAG AGCGAAATGAGTGAGCCCCGGCAGGGCCGCACCAGCTCcacaggagaagaggaggagagcctGGCCATCCTGCGCAG ACACGTGATGAATGAACTTCTGGACACGGAGCGGGCCTACGTGGAGGAGCTGCTCTGTGTCTTAGAG GGCTATGCTGCAGAGATGGACAACCCCTTGATGGCACACCTCATCTCAACAGGCCTGCAAAACAAGAAGAACATTCTGTTTGGAAACATGGAGGAAATCTATCACTTCCACAACAG AATATTCCTGCGGGAGCTGGAGAGCTGCATCGACTGCCCAGAGCTGGTGGGGAGATGCTTTCTGGAGAGG ATGGAGGAGTTCCAGATCTATGAGAAGTACTGTCAGAACAAGCCACGCTCCGAGAGCCTGTGGAGACAGTGCTCTGACTGTCCCTTCTTCCAG GAGTGCCAGAAGAAGCTGGACCACAAGCTGAGCCTCGACTCCTACCTGCTGAAGCCTGTGCAGAGGATAACCAAGTACCAGCTGCTGCTCAAG GAAATGCTGAAGTACAGCAAGCACTGTGAAGGGGCCGAGGACCTGCAAGAGGCACTGAGCTCCATCCTGGGCATCCTCAAGGCAGTGAACGACTCCATGCACCTCATAGCCATCACTGGCTATGAT GGAAACCTTGGGGACCTGGGGAAGCTGCTGATGCAAGGCTCCTTCAGCGTGTGGACGGACCACAAGAAGGGCCACACCAAGGTGAAGGAGCTAGCCAGGTTCAAGCCCATGCAGCGGCACCTCTTCCTTCACGAGAAGGCCGTCCTCTTCTgcaagaagagggaggagaatggggaggggtacGAGAAGGCTCCTTCCTACAGCTACAAGCAGTCCTTGAAT ATGACTGCTGTTGGCATCACAGAGAATGTGAAGGGTGACACCAAGAAGTTCGAGATCTGGTACAACGCAAGGGAGGAGGTTTACATCATTCAG GCACCAACTCCCGAGATTAAAGCAGCGTGGGTGAATGAGATTCGGAAGGTGCTGACCAGCCAACTGCAGGCCTGCCGGG AAGCCAGCCAGCACCGAGCCCTGGAGCAGTCCCACAGCCTTCCCTTGCCCACGCCAGCCAGCACCAG TCCCACAAAAGGGAGCACAAGAAATGTCAAGAAGCTCGAAGATCGGAAGACGGACCCGCTCTGCCTGGAAGGCTGCGTGAGCTCATCATTACCAAAGCCCCCCGAGAAGGGCAAAG ACGATGCGGTCCCTAGTTCTACCTCTGAAAGCTCTGCGCTTTCCAGAAAGCGCTTCACGCTGCAGGGCTTGGCTAACCTCAAAGGTCAGAAAG cCTCTCCGACCAGTCCTGACAAAAAAGCTAAGCGGCATGAAGTAAAGAGCGACCCGACTCCCTTTGGTTTGCGAG GCTGGAGCAAAACATCCCACTCACTGGAGGCCCCTGAGGAGGACGGAGGCTGGTCCAGTGCTGAGGAGCTCATCAATTCATCCGATGCTGAGGAAGACGGAGGAGTGGGCCCTAGGAAGCTG GTTCCAGGTAAATACACAGTGCTGATGGATGGTGAGAAAGGGGGCTCTGACACCCTTGCCATGAGGAGTGGAGATATGGTGGAGGTTGTGGAAGAAGGAACTGAGGGCCTCTG GTATGTTCGGGACCTGACCAGCAGCAAGGAGGGATGGGTGCCAGCCAGCAGCCTAGCCACCCTCCTGGGCAAATCCAGCTCAGCCCAGTGTCTGAGCAGCTCAG ACTCCAGCCCAGGGTCAGCCGTGCTGAGCAACTCATCCAGCTGCAGCGAGGGCTACCCTACTCCCTTCTCCGAGCTCCAGGGGTAG
- the Mcf2l gene encoding guanine nucleotide exchange factor DBS isoform X16, whose protein sequence is MRPRGERALGCCGLCTCPAAAGDEIMHQDIVPLCAADIQEQLKKRFAYLSGGRGQDGSPVITFPDYPAFSEIPDKEFQNVMTYLTSIPSLQDAGIGFILVIDRRQDKWTSVKASVLRIAASFPANLQLVLVLRPTGFFQRTLSDIAFKFNRDEFKMKVPVMMLSSVPELHGYIDKSQLTEDLGGTLDYCHSRWLCHRTAIESFALMVKQTAQMLQAFGTELAETELPNDVQSTSLVLSAHTEKKAKVKEDLQLALTEGNSILESLREPLAESIVHSVNQDQLDNQATVKRLLTQLNETEAAFDEFWAKHQQKLEQCLQLRHFEQGFREVKTALDSMSQKIAAFTDVGNSLAHVQHLLKDLTTFEEKSSVAVDKARALSLEGQQLIENRHYAVDSIHPKCEELQHLCDHFASEVTRRRDLLSKSLELHSLLETSMKWSDEGIFLLASQPVDKCQSQDGAEAALQEIEKFLETGAENKIQELNKIYKEYECILNQDLLEHVQKVFQKQESTEEMFHRRQASLKKLAAKQTRPVQPVAPRPEALTKSPSPSPGSWRSSENSSSEGNALRRGPYRRAKSEMSEPRQGRTSSTGEEEESLAILRRHVMNELLDTERAYVEELLCVLEGYAAEMDNPLMAHLISTGLQNKKNILFGNMEEIYHFHNRIFLRELESCIDCPELVGRCFLERMEEFQIYEKYCQNKPRSESLWRQCSDCPFFQECQKKLDHKLSLDSYLLKPVQRITKYQLLLKEMLKYSKHCEGAEDLQEALSSILGILKAVNDSMHLIAITGYDGNLGDLGKLLMQGSFSVWTDHKKGHTKVKELARFKPMQRHLFLHEKAVLFCKKREENGEGYEKAPSYSYKQSLNMTAVGITENVKGDTKKFEIWYNAREEVYIIQAPTPEIKAAWVNEIRKVLTSQLQACREASQHRALEQSHSLPLPTPASTSPTKGSTRNVKKLEDRKTDPLCLEGCVSSSLPKPPEKGKGWSKTSHSLEAPEEDGGWSSAEELINSSDAEEDGGVGPRKLVPGKYTVLMDGEKGGSDTLAMRSGDMVEVVEEGTEGLWYVRDLTSSKEGWVPASSLATLLGKSSSAQCLSSSDSSPGSAVLSNSSSCSEGYPTPFSELQG, encoded by the exons TTTGCAAGATGCTGGCATCGGGTTCATCTTGGTCATAGACCGAAGACAGGACAAATGGACTTCTGTGAAGGCGTCAGTCCTGCGAATAGCC GCATCATTCCCAGCCAACCTGCAGCTCGTCCTCGTTCTCCGACCCACGggcttcttccagaggactctctCGGACATAGCCTTCAAGTTCAACAGAGATGAGTTTAAGATGAAAGTACCG GTCATGATGCTAAGCTCAGTGCCAGAACTACATGGCTACATTGACAAGTCACAGCTGACCGAGGACCTTGGGGGGACCCTGGACTACTGCCACTCCAGGTGGCTGTGCCACCGCACA gcGATTGAAAGCTTCGCCCTGATGGTGAAGCAGACAGCCCAGATGCTGCAGGCCTTTGGGACCGAGCTGGCCGAGACTGAGCTGCCCAACGACGTCCAGTCAACCAGCCTGGTGCTCAgcgcacacacagagaagaaggCTAAAGTGAAG gagGATCTGCAGCTGGCGCTGACGGAGGGGAACAGCATCCTTGAGAGCCTCAGGGAGCCGCTGGCTGAGAGCATAGTCCACAGTGTGAACCAGGACCAGCTGGACAATCAGGCCACTGTGAAGAG gCTCCTGACCCAGCTGAATGAGACCGAGGCTGCCTTTGACGAGTTCTGGGCAAAGCATCAGCAGAAGCTGGAACAGTGCCTACAGCTGCGACATTTTGAACAAGGTTTCCGGGAG GTCAAAACCGCCTTGGATTCCATGTCCCAGAAGATAGCCGCGTTCACAGATGTTGGCAACAGCCTGGCCCATGTGCAGCACCTCCTGAAGGACTTGACCACCTTTGAGGAGAAGTCCAGC GTGGCCGTGGACAAGGCCAGAGCCCTGTCCCTGGAGGGGCAGCAGCTGATTGAGAACCGGCACTATGCTGTAGACTCTATCCATCCGAAGTGTGAGGAACTCCAGCACCTCTGTGACCACTTCGCCTCTGAGGTCACCAGGAGGCGGGACCTTCTCAGCAAGTCCTTGGAGCTGCATAGCCTCCTGGAGACG TCCATGAAGTGGAGCGACGAGGGCATCTTCCTGCTGGCCTCTCAGCCTGTGGACAAATGCCAATCTCAGGATGGTGCGGAGGCAGCCCTGCAGGAGATCGAGAAGTTTCTGGAGACCGGTGCAGAAAACAAGATTCAGGAGCTCAATAAGATTTACAAGGAATATGAATGCATCCTCAACCAGGACCTTCTG GAACACGTGCAAAAAGTCTTTCAGAAGCAAGAGAGCACCGAGGAGATGTTCCACCGCAGGCAGGCTAGCCTGAAGAAACTGGCAGCCAAGCAGACACGGCCTGTGCAGCCCGTGGCCCCCCGACCAGAGGCGCTAACCAAGTCCCCCTCCCCCTCGCCAG GCTCCTGGCGAAGCTCTGAGAACTCCAGCTCTGAGGGCAACGCCCTCCGCAGAGGGCCCTACAGGAGAGCCAAG AGCGAAATGAGTGAGCCCCGGCAGGGCCGCACCAGCTCcacaggagaagaggaggagagcctGGCCATCCTGCGCAG ACACGTGATGAATGAACTTCTGGACACGGAGCGGGCCTACGTGGAGGAGCTGCTCTGTGTCTTAGAG GGCTATGCTGCAGAGATGGACAACCCCTTGATGGCACACCTCATCTCAACAGGCCTGCAAAACAAGAAGAACATTCTGTTTGGAAACATGGAGGAAATCTATCACTTCCACAACAG AATATTCCTGCGGGAGCTGGAGAGCTGCATCGACTGCCCAGAGCTGGTGGGGAGATGCTTTCTGGAGAGG ATGGAGGAGTTCCAGATCTATGAGAAGTACTGTCAGAACAAGCCACGCTCCGAGAGCCTGTGGAGACAGTGCTCTGACTGTCCCTTCTTCCAG GAGTGCCAGAAGAAGCTGGACCACAAGCTGAGCCTCGACTCCTACCTGCTGAAGCCTGTGCAGAGGATAACCAAGTACCAGCTGCTGCTCAAG GAAATGCTGAAGTACAGCAAGCACTGTGAAGGGGCCGAGGACCTGCAAGAGGCACTGAGCTCCATCCTGGGCATCCTCAAGGCAGTGAACGACTCCATGCACCTCATAGCCATCACTGGCTATGAT GGAAACCTTGGGGACCTGGGGAAGCTGCTGATGCAAGGCTCCTTCAGCGTGTGGACGGACCACAAGAAGGGCCACACCAAGGTGAAGGAGCTAGCCAGGTTCAAGCCCATGCAGCGGCACCTCTTCCTTCACGAGAAGGCCGTCCTCTTCTgcaagaagagggaggagaatggggaggggtacGAGAAGGCTCCTTCCTACAGCTACAAGCAGTCCTTGAAT ATGACTGCTGTTGGCATCACAGAGAATGTGAAGGGTGACACCAAGAAGTTCGAGATCTGGTACAACGCAAGGGAGGAGGTTTACATCATTCAG GCACCAACTCCCGAGATTAAAGCAGCGTGGGTGAATGAGATTCGGAAGGTGCTGACCAGCCAACTGCAGGCCTGCCGGG AAGCCAGCCAGCACCGAGCCCTGGAGCAGTCCCACAGCCTTCCCTTGCCCACGCCAGCCAGCACCAG TCCCACAAAAGGGAGCACAAGAAATGTCAAGAAGCTCGAAGATCGGAAGACGGACCCGCTCTGCCTGGAAGGCTGCGTGAGCTCATCATTACCAAAGCCCCCCGAGAAGGGCAAAG GCTGGAGCAAAACATCCCACTCACTGGAGGCCCCTGAGGAGGACGGAGGCTGGTCCAGTGCTGAGGAGCTCATCAATTCATCCGATGCTGAGGAAGACGGAGGAGTGGGCCCTAGGAAGCTG GTTCCAGGTAAATACACAGTGCTGATGGATGGTGAGAAAGGGGGCTCTGACACCCTTGCCATGAGGAGTGGAGATATGGTGGAGGTTGTGGAAGAAGGAACTGAGGGCCTCTG GTATGTTCGGGACCTGACCAGCAGCAAGGAGGGATGGGTGCCAGCCAGCAGCCTAGCCACCCTCCTGGGCAAATCCAGCTCAGCCCAGTGTCTGAGCAGCTCAG ACTCCAGCCCAGGGTCAGCCGTGCTGAGCAACTCATCCAGCTGCAGCGAGGGCTACCCTACTCCCTTCTCCGAGCTCCAGGGGTAG